Genomic window (Elusimicrobiota bacterium):
AACAAGAAGGCGATACGGTCAGCGATCTTCACGGCATTACGGTTTTAGTGGACGCCAACAGCGTCAACTACCTCGATGGCGTGACCATCGATTACAAAGACGCCATGATGGGCGGCGGATTCACCATCAACAACCCCAACGCCACCTCGACCTGCGGCTGCGGTCAGTCCTTCAAAGCCAAAGGCGAGCAAGGCTCCCCCAAAAGCTGCTGCGGCTGATTTCAGCCGACGACGTTTTAGCTTAGACAATTCGTCGGTATTTTTTTCTGAACCCAACCATTTCTGTTATTTGCCCTTATTGACGTAAATATGGTTTTATGGTAAACTGTATTTGAAATGCATAAAACGACGCTGATGCTGGACGACTCTTTATTCAAGCAAGCTAAACGCTTGGCCTTAGAGCAGGATAAACCGCTTCGAGCGGTAGTGGAGGAGGCGTTACGCCAATATCTCTACAAACCTTCCCACGCTCCGGCGCAGGGAGATTCCCTCATGGATCGCTTTCCCCCCTTCAACGCGTCGCTTAAAGGCGGTTTGGATCGGGGGTCCATTTATGAAGAATACCTGGAGCATAAAGTGCCCAAAGTCAAAGAAAGGCGAGGTAAATACCGTTGACTTTAATCGATACCAACATCCTGGTTTACGCTTGGCTGACGAATGCGCCCGGGCATGAACGCGCCCGTTCGTTCCTATCGGACGCTTTCAACAGACGCGGGGAATTCTGCCTGGCTCCTCAGGTGTTATGGGAATTTTTTTCCGTCGTGACTCATCCTAAAAAAACCAACCCGCCCATTGCGGCTTCCGTCGCTGCGGAAATCGTGGAATCCATGATGCATTGCGGCCTCTCCATCCTCATCCCATCGTTGAAAGCGAATGCCATCACGGCGGAATTGCTCAAAAATTTTCCCCAAAGGCGTGGCGGGTTGATTTTTGATCTTTACCTAGCCGCCACGGCCCTGGAGCACGGCGTCAATCAAATCTGCACGGCGGACCTGAAGCATTTTGAAAACATTCAGGGGCTTTCCGCCGTCAATCCGCTTCAATAGCGGCCCGGCCGTCGTTTCTAGCTTGTTTCTCCCTTGTATCGCTTTTGAGAAAAAAGCCTGAAGGAAAGTATTTGTGCCAAAATTTTCGATCGCAGCCTGCGGCTGCGGCTGATTTAGCCGACGGCACTTCTTGACTAAATAAGACTTTTCAAAAATTCCAAAGCGTGGACGACGCGAATGCCATCGGGGGAAACGTAGTCTTTTTTGCCGGCGGCTGAAAGTTGCCAGGCTTCGGCCTCTGGGAACTTTACCTTAAGGTAGCGTAAATTTTTACTGATTTCCGAATCGCTCCACTTGCATTCAACCAGCTGTATCGGTTTCCTGTCTTCCAACACCACGAAATCCACCTCGCGGCCATCCGGAGTGCGGAAATACCTCAATTCCATGTCCTTGCCCTTGGCGTCCTCTTTAAAATGAATTGTCTTTAAAAGATGCGCGGCCACCATATTTTCAAAACGCGCAGCCAAATCTGGAACCAAAGACCAGTCGAAATGATAATGCTTCTGCTCCTTTTTGATGGCGCGAACTTTCGGTGGGCCGAATGGGGCAATTCGGAAAACAGCGTATAGGCGCTCGAGCGCCATAATCCAATGAGCCATTGTTTTGTGGCTTACCAAAAGATCCTCCCGGAGGGCATTTAAGGAAAGAGGGCTGCCCACCAATTCGGGCAGGCGAAGAATAAGAAGCTCCAAATTGCCAAGGTCTTGAATGCCTTCCAGGGCGGTTATGTCTTCGCGGATGAGGCGGTTGCGATATTCGCGGGCCCAGCGTTTGGCCGCCTCCGGCGATCCTTTAAAAAACGGCTCTGGAAACCCGCCGAGAGTCAAGAGTGCGTCAAAATCTTTTCTGTTGGTGATTTTTAATTCCGCGACAGAAAGCGGATGGAATCTTAAATAGTGATAGCGGCCTTGAAGCGAGTCGCCGCCAAAACGGTAGAAATCCAAACGAGCGCTTCCCGTAACGAGCATTTTCTGCCCGGGGCCGTTTTTATCGTAAAGCCCCTTTAAGTAATTGCGCCAAGAGCGGTATTTGTGTATTTCGTCAAACACCCAAAGGGGAGCCCGGGGGAGTTGGTATCTCAGAATTTTTTCGCGATGCTCTGGAATATCCCAATTAAGGTAGCCCTGCGTATTTTTAAGCAGGCTTTTGGCCAAAGTGGTTTTGCCCACCTGCCTGGGTCCCCCCACAATCACCATTTTTTCCTTAAGATCGCGGGTAACTTGCGGGGCCAGGTAACGTCGTATAGGAACCATAATGTATCTATACTATTTTAACCTATAGTATAAAAAAATCAATAGTTTTTTTGACCATAGATGAAATTAGTCAATTTTTAAAACCAGCCTTGCGAAATACGGTCTTGGCTCATCGCTAAGGGCAGGCTGCATTATCAATTCTTTACCCCTGGCCAACTTTTTATTTCCTCTTGAAATTCCCAGGGGGGGGTGTATACATATAAAAGACCTAAAAGAGCAGGGGGTGCTGAAAATGTCCTCTCGACAAAAATCGGCGGCCACCATGATGGCTTGGATTTTAACGCTGACCAATGTTATCGAGGCAGCAGCATGGACACAGAACGTCGCACTAATCGGCGACGGCGCGCACGAACTTATCAACGTCTACGATTTTCTTAATTTTCATGCCGGGGTTACGGTCAACGAAGGACAGACCGTGACGCTGATCAAAAGATTGCCGGATTCAAATAATGAGAATTGTACCTACACCTACTGGCGTTATGGCGCCAGCGAGGAAGAGGTGACCAAAATGCCTAATCCCGAGAGGCGTCACCCCTGCTGCCCCAACGCTTGGATTGGAGAAGCTGTCGTCCCCTGCAATCGCTATGGCCGCATTTCTCTTGGCGCGACAGGGCCAATTGATCCTCCCGAAAGTCCGATCGAACTGCTTCTCTTTCATATCATCCTCCCTGGCGCGATCATTAATGAGATCACCGACAGACTGTCCTCTTCTCCCCAAATTGTTGTCTCAAAGAGCAGAGATGGGCGTCTGGTTAGAGCATCGGTGGGAGATTTTTTGCATCGGTTTGTGGGACTAAAAAAGTCCAAAGCCCGTACCGGTGCAATCCTAAGCGTTTCCTATTCGAACGGGAATTTAGAAAGTCCCGATTGCCGGTCTGTTTTGTCTTATGCCTACAACGCAGGAATAGAAAATAGAAACTACCACGCTGAGGCTTCTGTTCTCTGCCGGCATATTCTTAGTATTGAGTACGACGGCGTCCCATCGACTTTAGATGGATCTAGAGAAGACTCAAGAACAGAACGGAAGGGGCCGTAAATAACAAAAGGCCGACGCATAGAGCCGCCAATGCTTTCACTCGTTCTCAGAAAGCGCGGCTTGGGCCGCGGCGAGGCGCGCGACGGGCACCCGGAAAGGCGAGCAACTGACGTAATCAAGGCCCGCTTTATGGAAAAAATGAACGGACGCGGGATCGCCGCCGTGCTCGCCGCAAATGCCGATTTTCAAATCCTTTCTTGTTTGGCGGCCCAATTTGACGGCCTGGATGACCAAAGCGCCCACGCCCTCCTGATCGAGCGAGCTGAAGGGGTCCGTTGCAAAAATTTTCTTCTCGACGTAAGACCCGATAAACGAAGCCGCGTCATCGCGGGAAATGCCCAAGGTCATCTGGGTCAAATCATTGGTGCCGAAGCTGAAAAACTCGGCTGTTTTCGCGATTCGATCCGCAACCAGGCAAGCCCTGGGCAGCTCGATCATGGTTCCGATTTTATAGTCCACCTTGGTTTTTAATTTTTGAAGCACGGCCCGGCACTGACGATCGATGTCCTCGCGGATCGCCTCGAACTCGGAATCATACCCCACCAGCGGGATCATGATTTCCGGCAACACCTCGACGCCCTGAATGGCTAGCTCCGCAGCCGCCTCCATAATGGCTTTGGCCTGCATCGAATAGATTTCCGGGTAAATCACGCCCAGACGGCAGCCGCGAAAGCCCAGCATGGGATTAAATTCTTTTAAGTGCTCCGCCCGGCGGTGGATGTCCTCGACGCTGATGCCTAAATCATCGGCCAGCTCTTTCAATTCCTGGTCGCCATGAGGCAAAAATTCATGAAGCGGCGGGTCCAAAAGACGGATCGTGACCGGAAATCCGCGCATGGACTTTAAAATACCGACAAAATCCTGCTTTTGCATGGGGAAAATTTTATGAAGGGCGCGCTCCCTGTCTTCGGCGGTCTTAGCCAAAATCATCTCGCGCACTGCGGTGATGCGATCCGGCTCAAAAAACATATGTTCGGTGCGGCAAAGCCCGATGCCTTCCGCGCCAAAGGAACGGGCTTGGGCCGCGTCTTTTGGGGTGTCGGCATTGGCCCGCACGCCCAAACGGCGGAATTCATCCGCCCAACCCATGAATTCCGTAAAATTTGCGTCGCCGGCCGCAGGGACCGTGGGCAGGACCCCGGCCATCACCTCGCCGGTTGCGCCGTCGAGCGTCAAGTCATCGCCTTCTTTGAAAACCCGGCCGCTGAAAGCGACCTCTTTTTTATTCTCATCGATCTCAAGCCCAGCGCAAGAAACCACGCAGCATTTGCCCATGCCCCTAGCCACGACAGCGGCATGCGATGTCATGCCGCCGCGCGCCGTTAAAATGCCCTGCGCCACATTCATGCCCACGATATCCTCCGGGCTGGTTTCCACGCGCACTAAAATCACTTTCTTTTTGGATTCTTTAACCCAGCGCTCCGCAGTTTCCGGATCAAATACAATAGCGCCGGAGGCGGCGCCGGGAGAAGCCGGAAGCCCACGGCCGATCACGTCTCTCTTGGCCTTAGGATCGATGGTCGGATGCAAAAGCTGCTCCAATTGCTCTGGGCGGACCCGCGAAATGCCCTCTTTCTTGTCGATCAAACCCTCATGAACCATATCCACGGCCATTTTGAGCGCAGCCTTGGCCGTTCTTTTTCCGTTGCGGCACTGAAGGATATAAAGCCGGCCCTGTTGGATAGTAAATTCAATATCCTGCATATCCCGGAAATTTTTCTCAAGGCGGCCGCCGATGGCGGCCAATTCACCGTAAAGCGCGGGCATCAAGGTTTCGAGCGTTTGATGATGGCCGTTCGCGGTATTCTGCGACGCCGCATTGATAGGCTGCGGCGTACGGATGCCGGCGACCACGTCTTCGCCCTGGGCATTGACCAAAAATTCGCCAAAAAATTCCTTCTCCCCGGACGCCGGATCGCGGGTGAACGCCACGCCGGTGGCCGAATCCTCGCCCATATTGCCGAACACCATGCACTGGACGTTGACGGCCGTGCCCCAGGACTCGGGGATATGGTTCAACTTTCGATAAGCCACGGCCCGGGGCTTCATCCAAGAGCCGAACACCGCGCCGACGGCTCCCCACAACTGTTCCTTGGGATCCTGAGGGAAGGGTTTCCCTGTTTTCATCATCACGATAGATTTATATTCCTCGACCAAGGCCTTCGCGTCCTGGGCAGATAACTCATGATCGGCCGTGGCTCCCTTCTCCCGCTTTTTCTTATCGAGGGCTTTCTCAAAAAAAGCCCCGTCCAAACCCAAAACGATTTTTGCGTACATGGACACAAACCGGCGGTAGCTGTCGTAAGCGAAACGTTCGTTGTCGGTCAGCGCCGCCAAAGCGCGCACCGTTGCGTCGTTTAAACCCAAATTCAAAATCGTATCCATCATCCCGGGCATGCTCGATCTCGCTCCCGAACGCACGGAAACCAGCAGCGGCTTGACCGAGTCCCCGAATTTAAAATTCATGGACGCCTCGATGCGGCCCAAAGCCTCCTCGACCTGCGCCTCAAGCGTTTTCGGGTATTGTTGATTCCTTTGGTAATAGTGCGTGCAAACCTCGGTCGTTATCGTGAACCCCGGAGGAACGGTCAAGCCCAGCTTGGTCATGGCATGCAGATTGGCGCCTTTGCCGCCCAATAAATTTTTTAAATCGGCATCGCCTTCGGCCGCGCCGGAACCGAAGGAATACACGAATTTTTGAGCCGTTTTTTTATGGTCCACTGTTGACTCCGGTGCCTCAGAGATCATACTTCCTCCGAATTATTTTGCGGCGCCGCTGCCCTGAAAAACATGATCCGTTTTCGCCTTAAGCAGAAAAGAATCGCCGACGCTCCACGCGCCTTGGTGAAGCCGGACCATTTCCACGCGCAGGCCGGCCGCTTCCGTCGTCAAACGCATGTAATGGAAATCCCGCAACGTCGTGTCCGATTCAGCGTATAAATCCAAATGGCGCCGGCCTTTTCCGACTTTAAGCTTAAAGCGCGGGGACCCGCCCCCGCCGGTCACGATATGTTGAATCCCTTCCCTGGGGATGCGCTCATAACTGTGCACATGCCCGGAGAACGCGGCTTTGACCTTTGCATAACGCTTAAACAATTCGACAAAATGTTCCTGGACTTC
Coding sequences:
- a CDS encoding ATP-binding protein — encoded protein: MVIVGGPRQVGKTTLAKSLLKNTQGYLNWDIPEHREKILRYQLPRAPLWVFDEIHKYRSWRNYLKGLYDKNGPGQKMLVTGSARLDFYRFGGDSLQGRYHYLRFHPLSVAELKITNRKDFDALLTLGGFPEPFFKGSPEAAKRWAREYRNRLIREDITALEGIQDLGNLELLILRLPELVGSPLSLNALREDLLVSHKTMAHWIMALERLYAVFRIAPFGPPKVRAIKKEQKHYHFDWSLVPDLAARFENMVAAHLLKTIHFKEDAKGKDMELRYFRTPDGREVDFVVLEDRKPIQLVECKWSDSEISKNLRYLKVKFPEAEAWQLSAAGKKDYVSPDGIRVVHALEFLKSLI
- the erpA gene encoding iron-sulfur cluster insertion protein ErpA, with protein sequence MVTLTEPASQKVKELLAKQAAQDLGLRVFVQAGGCRGFSYGMAFDKKQEGDTVSDLHGITVLVDANSVNYLDGVTIDYKDAMMGGGFTINNPNATSTCGCGQSFKAKGEQGSPKSCCG
- a CDS encoding pyruvate, phosphate dikinase; the protein is MISEAPESTVDHKKTAQKFVYSFGSGAAEGDADLKNLLGGKGANLHAMTKLGLTVPPGFTITTEVCTHYYQRNQQYPKTLEAQVEEALGRIEASMNFKFGDSVKPLLVSVRSGARSSMPGMMDTILNLGLNDATVRALAALTDNERFAYDSYRRFVSMYAKIVLGLDGAFFEKALDKKKREKGATADHELSAQDAKALVEEYKSIVMMKTGKPFPQDPKEQLWGAVGAVFGSWMKPRAVAYRKLNHIPESWGTAVNVQCMVFGNMGEDSATGVAFTRDPASGEKEFFGEFLVNAQGEDVVAGIRTPQPINAASQNTANGHHQTLETLMPALYGELAAIGGRLEKNFRDMQDIEFTIQQGRLYILQCRNGKRTAKAALKMAVDMVHEGLIDKKEGISRVRPEQLEQLLHPTIDPKAKRDVIGRGLPASPGAASGAIVFDPETAERWVKESKKKVILVRVETSPEDIVGMNVAQGILTARGGMTSHAAVVARGMGKCCVVSCAGLEIDENKKEVAFSGRVFKEGDDLTLDGATGEVMAGVLPTVPAAGDANFTEFMGWADEFRRLGVRANADTPKDAAQARSFGAEGIGLCRTEHMFFEPDRITAVREMILAKTAEDRERALHKIFPMQKQDFVGILKSMRGFPVTIRLLDPPLHEFLPHGDQELKELADDLGISVEDIHRRAEHLKEFNPMLGFRGCRLGVIYPEIYSMQAKAIMEAAAELAIQGVEVLPEIMIPLVGYDSEFEAIREDIDRQCRAVLQKLKTKVDYKIGTMIELPRACLVADRIAKTAEFFSFGTNDLTQMTLGISRDDAASFIGSYVEKKIFATDPFSSLDQEGVGALVIQAVKLGRQTRKDLKIGICGEHGGDPASVHFFHKAGLDYVSCSPFRVPVARLAAAQAALSENE
- a CDS encoding type II toxin-antitoxin system VapB family antitoxin; translation: MHKTTLMLDDSLFKQAKRLALEQDKPLRAVVEEALRQYLYKPSHAPAQGDSLMDRFPPFNASLKGGLDRGSIYEEYLEHKVPKVKERRGKYR
- a CDS encoding PIN domain-containing protein; this translates as MTLIDTNILVYAWLTNAPGHERARSFLSDAFNRRGEFCLAPQVLWEFFSVVTHPKKTNPPIAASVAAEIVESMMHCGLSILIPSLKANAITAELLKNFPQRRGGLIFDLYLAATALEHGVNQICTADLKHFENIQGLSAVNPLQ